Proteins co-encoded in one Nicotiana sylvestris chromosome 7, ASM39365v2, whole genome shotgun sequence genomic window:
- the LOC104218115 gene encoding glycine-rich cell wall structural protein-like, with product MNGVNVTPLLIEFKKFIASISSELGLDSGRTWFKSLLLVKMFIKFLPLVSVLLLGAFVGARKLSNENVSLVAANVTTSDYQGGIDDTGNIGGFAADNGTTGGTGLGIGGSISGGAGAGIGGRLGIGVGPIGAGVEGGVGVGIGAGIRAGVGAGGMGGAGGSGGGLSGGVGTGLGGGSTGGGFGGGWP from the exons ATGAATGGCGTAAATGTTACTCCT CTACTTATAGAATTCAAGAAATTCATTGCCAGTATTTCGTCGGAACTTGGATTAGACAGTGGACGCACTTGGTTTAAGAG CCTCTTGCTCGTGAAAATGTTCATTAAATTTCTACCACTTGTATCTGTCCTCTTACTAGGAGCTTTTGTTGGTGCCAGGAAATTGTCAAACGAAAATGTTTCTCTTGTTGCGGCAAATGTGACTACGTCTGATTATCAAGGCGGGATAGATGACACTGGTAATATTGGAGGATTTGCTGCAGATAATGGAACTACAG GTGGCACTGGGCTTGGTATAGGAGGATCCATTAGTGGGGGAGCTGGAGCTGGAATAGGAGGGAGGTTAGGTATTGGGGTGGGGCCCATTGGTGCCGGAGTTGAAGGTGGTGTTGGGGTTGGGATTGGTGCTGGTATTAGAGCAGGTGTTGGTGCTGGCGGCATGGGTGGGGCCGGCGGCAGTGGCGGCGGCCTTAGCGGAGGAGTAGGCACCGGCCTTGGTGGTGGATCAACTGGTGGAGGATTTGGCGGCGGATGGCCATGA